The following are encoded in a window of Rhodospirillaceae bacterium genomic DNA:
- a CDS encoding flagellar FliJ family protein: MARGLETLIRLNEWSVDQKRRKLGEVMGLIGGFEAEARKLEEDLIKEQAAASASPNEAGFLYGYYADATIERRAIIQISIQQLEVQADEAREEVNQAYRELKKFETALETRKKREQAEIDRQDQLALDEVGMQSFIQKRA; this comes from the coding sequence ATGGCGCGTGGTCTTGAAACCCTGATCCGTCTCAATGAATGGAGCGTCGACCAGAAGCGCCGAAAGCTTGGCGAGGTTATGGGCCTGATTGGCGGTTTCGAGGCTGAGGCCCGTAAACTGGAAGAAGACCTGATCAAGGAGCAGGCCGCCGCGTCGGCCTCGCCAAATGAAGCGGGATTTCTGTACGGGTATTATGCCGATGCAACCATTGAACGCCGCGCCATTATCCAGATTTCCATTCAGCAACTTGAAGTTCAGGCCGATGAGGCACGCGAAGAAGTCAATCAGGCCTACCGGGAACTAAAGAAGTTTGAAACGGCCCTCGAAACACGGAAAAAACGTGAACAGGCAGAGATTGATCGACAGGATCAACTTGCCCTTGATGAGGTCGGCATGCAGTCCTTCATCCAGAAACGCGCCTGA